One segment of Bradyrhizobium sp. WD16 DNA contains the following:
- the glcF gene encoding glycolate oxidase subunit GlcF encodes MRTEFSLARLADPDIAEADKILRACVHCGFCTATCPTYVLLGDELDSPRGRIYLIKQMLEKDQVPTPQVVKHIDRCLSCLACMTTCPSGVNYMHLVDQARVRIEQQAQRPAADRLLRAVLARVLPRPGLFRASLLVARLARPFAALLPGAGDAAKPGFLRRLRAMLALAPGRLPKPGPRGGTVFPAQTPRRGRVALLQGCAQQVLSPTINAAAIRVLTRQGIEVVLVAEEQCCGSLTHHMGRDEEALANARHNIDRWTAEADRNGLDAVLVTTSGCGTTIKDYGYMLRTDAAYAQKAARISGLARDISEYLASIDVAWPTARGDLVVAYHAACSLQHGQKITQAPKELLFKSGFVVKDVPESHLCCGSAGTYNILQPDLADRLRERKVANIASVKPDVIAAGNIGCMVQIAGGTSVPVVHTVELLDWATGGPQPEALRGPGSVGNARGALSRAVGDVPVE; translated from the coding sequence ATGAGGACGGAATTCTCGCTCGCCCGACTGGCCGACCCCGACATCGCCGAGGCCGACAAGATCCTGCGGGCCTGCGTGCATTGCGGTTTTTGCACCGCGACCTGCCCGACCTACGTGTTGCTCGGCGATGAACTCGACAGTCCGCGCGGCCGCATCTACCTGATCAAGCAGATGCTGGAGAAGGACCAGGTGCCGACCCCGCAGGTCGTCAAGCACATCGACCGCTGCCTGTCCTGTCTCGCCTGCATGACGACCTGTCCCTCGGGCGTGAACTACATGCATCTCGTCGACCAGGCGCGGGTACGCATCGAACAGCAGGCGCAGCGCCCTGCGGCGGATCGATTGCTCCGCGCTGTACTTGCAAGGGTGCTGCCGCGTCCCGGCTTGTTTCGCGCAAGCCTGTTGGTGGCGCGGTTGGCGCGGCCCTTCGCCGCGCTGCTGCCCGGCGCGGGGGATGCCGCCAAGCCGGGCTTTTTGCGCCGTCTGCGGGCCATGCTGGCGCTGGCGCCCGGCCGTCTGCCGAAGCCCGGGCCGCGCGGCGGCACCGTGTTTCCGGCTCAAACGCCACGGCGTGGCCGCGTGGCATTGCTGCAGGGATGCGCCCAGCAGGTGCTGTCGCCGACGATCAATGCCGCCGCCATCCGCGTCCTGACCCGGCAGGGAATCGAGGTGGTGCTGGTTGCCGAGGAGCAATGCTGCGGCTCGCTGACCCATCACATGGGCCGCGACGAGGAGGCCCTGGCCAACGCCCGGCACAACATTGATCGCTGGACAGCGGAGGCTGACCGCAACGGCCTCGATGCCGTCCTGGTGACGACTTCGGGCTGCGGCACGACCATCAAGGACTATGGCTACATGCTGCGTACCGATGCTGCTTATGCGCAGAAGGCAGCGCGTATATCGGGTCTGGCGCGCGATATCAGCGAATATCTCGCGTCGATCGACGTCGCGTGGCCGACGGCGCGGGGCGACCTCGTGGTCGCCTATCATGCGGCATGCTCGTTGCAGCACGGGCAGAAAATCACGCAGGCTCCGAAAGAACTACTTTTCAAGAGCGGATTCGTGGTGAAAGATGTACCCGAGAGTCACCTGTGTTGCGGTTCAGCGGGCACCTACAACATTCTGCAGCCCGATCTCGCGGATCGACTCCGCGAGCGCAAGGTCGCCAACATCGCCTCGGTGAAGCCGGACGTCATCGCCGCCGGCAACATCGGGTGCATGGTGCAGATTGCCGGAGGCACTTCGGTTCCCGTGGTGCATACGGTCGAGCTGCTGGACTGGGCGACCGGCGGTCCGCAGCCGGAGGCGCTGCGGGGCCCGGGCTCCGTCGGCAACGCCCGTGGGGCACTAAGCCGCGCGGTGGGAGATGTGCCAGTCGAGTGA
- a CDS encoding histone: MAKAKKAKKSKKAKKQTRVTRAAKKSAKKSAKRAAKKSARKAAPKKAAKKSAKKAAKKTAKKSAKKSAKKSVKKSAKKATPARKVRARRAAAAPAPLVEPEASPAPIQTAVWGEPAEQGTGEANG; encoded by the coding sequence ATGGCGAAAGCGAAGAAGGCCAAGAAGAGCAAGAAGGCGAAGAAGCAGACGCGTGTGACCAGGGCGGCGAAGAAGTCCGCTAAGAAGTCGGCCAAGAGAGCCGCAAAGAAATCGGCCAGGAAGGCCGCGCCGAAGAAAGCGGCGAAGAAGTCCGCCAAAAAGGCTGCCAAGAAGACCGCGAAGAAGTCGGCCAAGAAATCAGCCAAGAAGTCAGTGAAGAAATCGGCGAAGAAGGCGACCCCGGCCCGCAAGGTGCGAGCACGACGGGCCGCGGCCGCCCCCGCGCCGTTGGTGGAGCCCGAGGCTTCGCCAGCGCCAATTCAAACGGCTGTCTGGGGTGAACCGGCCGAGCAGGGGACCGGCGAGGCCAACGGCTGA
- a CDS encoding TorF family putative porin yields the protein MKNKKIGLAVAAALALTSGAASAADLPAKVYTKAPPVVAAVPAWDIAFGSAIMSDYMFRGVTQSNHKPSVTAYFEPRYNINPNLQLYVGSSFESISFANRAAAEVDIYGGIRPTFGPLALDVGVWGYLYPGGQCIDTVQGGGNLCPVGSSALANGNIMKKDVSFYEIYGKANYTFNDYFQLGGTAYWTPSFLNSGADGTYASVIGKVTAPTAWFGASGVGAYVSGEFGRQWLGTTDAFYGNIKFADYNTWNVGLGFTWKVFTLDLRYSDTNLSKGDCNAFTSDFRTTDTGFPTAANNVAPFAGSNWCGATFIAKLSADLSLINNIK from the coding sequence ATGAAGAACAAGAAGATTGGTTTGGCAGTCGCAGCCGCTCTGGCGCTGACTTCGGGAGCAGCCTCCGCAGCCGACCTTCCGGCCAAGGTCTACACCAAGGCGCCGCCGGTCGTGGCCGCCGTGCCGGCCTGGGACATCGCGTTCGGCAGCGCGATCATGAGCGACTACATGTTCCGCGGCGTGACCCAATCGAACCACAAGCCGTCGGTCACCGCCTATTTCGAACCGCGCTACAACATCAATCCGAACCTCCAGCTCTATGTAGGCTCGTCCTTCGAGAGCATCTCTTTCGCCAACCGCGCCGCGGCTGAGGTCGACATCTACGGCGGTATCCGCCCGACCTTCGGCCCTCTCGCCCTCGACGTCGGCGTTTGGGGCTATCTCTATCCGGGCGGCCAGTGCATCGACACCGTTCAGGGTGGCGGCAACCTCTGCCCCGTTGGCTCGAGTGCCCTTGCCAACGGCAACATCATGAAGAAGGACGTTTCCTTCTACGAAATCTACGGCAAGGCCAACTATACCTTTAACGACTACTTCCAGCTCGGCGGCACCGCCTACTGGACGCCGTCGTTCCTGAATTCCGGCGCCGACGGCACCTATGCTTCGGTGATCGGCAAGGTCACCGCCCCGACCGCCTGGTTTGGCGCTTCGGGTGTCGGCGCCTATGTGTCGGGAGAGTTTGGTCGCCAGTGGCTCGGCACCACCGACGCCTTCTACGGCAACATCAAGTTCGCCGACTACAACACTTGGAATGTCGGCCTCGGCTTCACGTGGAAGGTCTTCACCCTGGACCTGCGCTACTCCGACACCAACCTGTCGAAGGGTGATTGCAACGCCTTCACCAGCGACTTCCGGACCACTGATACCGGCTTCCCGACGGCTGCCAACAACGTGGCTCCGTTCGCCGGCTCCAACTGGTGCGGTGCGACCTTCATCGCCAAGCTGTCGGCCGATCTCAGCCTGATCAACAACATCAAGTAA
- a CDS encoding chloride channel protein — protein sequence MILNRYARHLGVRSQIALKRWLRRLLFVAGGVVVGLAAILMAKLADQAQLLFRWLTAPSPYVALGLTPLGFGFAMLLAVKVFPNAQGSGIPQVIAALRLPDQRQRAPLVSLKVGLGKIVVMTLGLICGASTGREGPTVQVGGAIMFAIGRWAPFRQPGFLLAGATAGVAAAFNTPLAGIVFGIEELSRSFEMRTSGLIIGAIIAAGLTSLAILGDYHYFGSTSAALPLGRAWLVVPVCAVTCGFAGGLFSRVVLLFAAGLPGVVGGWIRRHPVAFAVLCGIGVALAGLASGSPIAGTGYAEARAIIHSSDWPAYGYGPWKFVATLLSAISGIPGGIFAPSLAIGAGIASDLSLVLTDVPIGALVLIGMESYLTGVVQAPITSFVIVSEMTNDHAMVIPLMAAALIANRASKVIVPEGLYHALAKLFLRASAQRHPDQAPITR from the coding sequence TTGATTCTCAATCGCTACGCCCGGCATCTCGGCGTCCGCTCGCAAATCGCGCTCAAGCGCTGGCTGCGGCGGCTGCTGTTCGTCGCCGGCGGCGTCGTGGTCGGGCTGGCCGCGATCCTGATGGCGAAACTGGCGGATCAGGCCCAGCTGCTGTTCCGGTGGCTGACCGCTCCGTCGCCATATGTGGCTCTCGGCCTGACGCCGCTCGGCTTCGGCTTCGCCATGCTGCTGGCCGTCAAGGTTTTTCCTAACGCCCAAGGCAGTGGCATCCCCCAGGTGATTGCCGCGCTGCGGCTTCCCGACCAACGCCAGCGGGCGCCGCTCGTCTCTCTCAAGGTCGGTCTCGGCAAGATCGTCGTCATGACCCTCGGTCTCATTTGCGGGGCATCCACTGGCCGCGAAGGGCCAACGGTCCAGGTCGGCGGCGCGATCATGTTTGCCATCGGCAGATGGGCGCCGTTCCGACAGCCCGGATTTCTCCTCGCCGGCGCGACCGCCGGTGTCGCCGCCGCGTTCAACACGCCTCTCGCCGGCATCGTGTTCGGGATCGAGGAGTTGAGCCGGTCGTTCGAAATGCGCACCAGCGGTCTGATCATCGGCGCGATCATCGCCGCCGGCCTGACGTCGCTCGCGATCCTCGGCGATTATCATTATTTCGGCTCGACCTCGGCGGCCCTGCCGCTCGGTCGTGCCTGGCTCGTGGTGCCGGTCTGTGCGGTGACATGCGGGTTTGCCGGTGGACTGTTCAGCCGGGTCGTGTTGCTGTTCGCCGCCGGGCTGCCCGGGGTGGTGGGTGGTTGGATCCGGCGGCACCCGGTGGCCTTCGCGGTGCTGTGCGGTATCGGCGTCGCTCTCGCCGGGTTGGCCAGCGGCAGCCCCATTGCCGGCACCGGTTACGCCGAGGCGCGCGCCATCATCCATTCCAGCGATTGGCCGGCTTATGGCTATGGTCCCTGGAAATTCGTGGCCACGCTGCTGTCGGCGATCAGCGGCATACCCGGCGGCATCTTCGCGCCGTCGCTGGCCATCGGCGCAGGTATCGCGTCGGACCTCAGTCTGGTGCTGACCGATGTGCCGATCGGCGCGCTCGTGCTGATCGGAATGGAGTCCTATCTCACCGGCGTGGTGCAGGCCCCGATCACCTCTTTCGTGATTGTCTCGGAGATGACCAATGACCACGCCATGGTGATTCCACTGATGGCGGCGGCGCTGATCGCCAACCGTGCTTCCAAGGTGATCGTGCCTGAAGGGCTCTATCACGCCCTGGCGAAGCTGTTCCTGCGCGCTTCAGCCCAGCGCCATCCGGACCAGGCACCGATCACGCGCTGA
- a CDS encoding ABC transporter ATP-binding protein/permease — MNSFRSTLATAWRLSAPYFRSEDRWAGRGLLGAVIAIELALVGIDVLINQWNNRFYNALQERNWANFVSEITYFCVLAAIFILLAVYQLYLNQWLQIRWRRWLTNHYLGAWLGDGNHYRMQLLGDAADNPDQRMTDDVKLFVENTLAIGVGLLSSVVTLASFIVILWGLSAAAPLHLFGSEFNIPGYLVWGALVYAIFGTTLTHLIGWPLASLNFRQQAFEADFRFNLVRVRENSEQIALLKGEAAERERLAERFGHVVENWLAIMRRTKKVTAFTAGYSQAAVIFPYILVAPAYFAEKIQLGGMMQTASAFSSVQRALSFFVSIYRQLAEWRAVVDRLGGFEAAIASGHALTVSGDTIRMVEGEGELALHDLLVQLPKGQPLVSANGFAVQPGERVLVTGPSGSGKSTLFRAIAGTWPFGSGTIRIPAHAKLMVLPQRPYFPVGALRAAIAYPSPPQAFTTERLREVLGDVGLPALSDRIDEEAHWNRQLSLGEQQRLGMARVLLERPDFLFLDEATASLDEPSEALLYRLLQDRMPMATIVSIGHRSTLEAFHDRTARMAPNGKEFALGEGRETVKA, encoded by the coding sequence GTGAATAGCTTTCGTTCGACGCTCGCGACCGCCTGGCGCCTATCCGCCCCCTACTTCCGTTCCGAAGACCGCTGGGCCGGCCGCGGCCTGCTCGGGGCGGTGATCGCCATAGAGCTCGCGCTGGTCGGCATCGATGTCCTCATCAACCAGTGGAACAACCGCTTCTACAATGCGCTGCAGGAGCGCAACTGGGCGAACTTCGTCAGCGAGATCACCTACTTCTGTGTTCTGGCGGCCATCTTCATTCTGCTCGCGGTCTACCAGCTTTATCTGAACCAGTGGCTGCAGATCCGCTGGCGGCGCTGGCTCACCAATCACTATCTCGGTGCCTGGCTCGGCGACGGCAATCATTATCGGATGCAGCTGCTCGGCGACGCCGCCGATAACCCGGACCAGCGCATGACCGATGACGTCAAGCTGTTCGTCGAGAACACGCTCGCCATCGGCGTCGGCCTGTTGTCGTCAGTGGTAACCTTGGCATCTTTCATCGTCATCCTGTGGGGGTTATCCGCCGCCGCGCCACTGCATTTGTTCGGCTCCGAGTTCAATATTCCCGGCTATCTCGTCTGGGGCGCGTTGGTCTATGCGATCTTCGGCACCACGCTGACACATCTGATCGGCTGGCCGCTGGCCAGTTTGAATTTCCGCCAGCAGGCCTTCGAGGCCGACTTCCGCTTCAATCTGGTGCGGGTGCGGGAGAATTCCGAACAGATCGCATTGCTCAAGGGCGAGGCCGCTGAGCGCGAAAGATTGGCGGAACGCTTCGGCCATGTCGTCGAGAATTGGCTCGCCATCATGCGCCGCACCAAAAAGGTGACCGCCTTCACGGCCGGCTATTCCCAGGCTGCCGTCATATTTCCCTACATCCTGGTAGCGCCGGCCTATTTCGCCGAGAAGATCCAGCTTGGCGGCATGATGCAGACCGCCTCGGCTTTTTCCAGCGTGCAACGCGCGCTGTCCTTCTTCGTCTCGATCTATCGTCAGCTCGCCGAGTGGCGCGCGGTGGTCGATCGTCTTGGCGGCTTCGAGGCGGCCATCGCCAGCGGGCACGCGCTCACGGTGTCAGGCGACACCATCCGCATGGTCGAAGGCGAAGGCGAACTTGCGCTGCACGACCTGCTGGTGCAATTGCCCAAGGGACAGCCGCTGGTCAGTGCAAACGGCTTCGCTGTGCAGCCCGGCGAACGCGTGCTGGTGACCGGCCCGTCCGGATCGGGCAAGTCGACGCTGTTCCGCGCCATCGCCGGCACCTGGCCGTTCGGCTCCGGCACCATCCGCATTCCGGCGCACGCGAAGCTGATGGTGCTGCCGCAGCGGCCATACTTTCCGGTAGGAGCGCTGCGCGCAGCCATCGCCTATCCCTCTCCACCGCAGGCCTTCACCACCGAGCGGCTGCGCGAGGTGCTCGGCGACGTCGGCCTGCCCGCGCTCAGCGACCGCATCGACGAGGAGGCGCACTGGAATCGCCAGCTCTCGCTCGGCGAACAGCAGCGGCTCGGCATGGCGCGCGTTCTGCTCGAGCGGCCCGATTTCCTGTTCCTCGATGAGGCCACAGCTTCGCTCGACGAACCGTCCGAGGCCCTGCTCTACCGGCTGCTGCAGGATAGGATGCCGATGGCGACGATCGTTTCCATCGGCCACCGTTCCACCCTCGAAGCGTTCCACGACCGCACGGCGCGGATGGCACCCAACGGCAAGGAGTTCGCGCTCGGCGAGGGCCGGGAAACAGTGAAGGCGTGA
- a CDS encoding L-lactate permease gives MWNQVYNPLGSPVLSTIAAAIPVVTLLALIASNKVKAHIAALIALVVANLVAVFIFTMPAGMSVRASILGAVSGFFPIGWIVLNVIFMYRLTVATGRFELLQRAVGGVTPDRRLQLLLIAFAFGAFFEGASGFGTPVAVTGAILIGLGFSPLAASGLSLIANTAPVAYGALGTPIQGLASVTGLDPYILGAMVGRQLPVFSLIVPFWVVWAFAGWKGMKEVWPAILVTGITFAVPQFVISNYVNPWIVDIGASLISMACLIGFLKVWSPKQLWLSPALRSRDESAGSVPPPKPMDTRPLSSAEFWSALTPWIIVCVVLLIWGSGWFKNAVNPIFTWNYAVPDLHQMINKVPPVAAKPTPEGAVFAFQYLSFTGSGMLIAAIISGFVMGFSPAKMVAEYGRTIRICAYSLITISAMLAIGTLTRLSGLDATLGLAFAATGILYPFFGTLLGWLGVALTGSDTASNVLFGNLQRITSEQLGLSPVLMAAANSAGGVMGKMIDAQSIVVASTATNWFGHEGTILRFVFWHSIVLACLVGVLVMLQAYVHPFTAMVLH, from the coding sequence ATGTGGAACCAGGTTTATAATCCGCTCGGCAGCCCAGTGCTGTCGACCATCGCCGCCGCCATCCCGGTGGTCACGCTGCTGGCATTGATCGCCAGCAACAAGGTCAAGGCCCACATCGCCGCGCTGATTGCGCTTGTGGTCGCCAATCTGGTGGCGGTCTTCATCTTCACCATGCCTGCCGGCATGTCGGTGCGCGCCAGCATTCTCGGCGCCGTATCCGGCTTCTTTCCGATCGGCTGGATCGTCCTCAACGTCATCTTCATGTACCGCCTGACGGTGGCGACCGGTCGGTTCGAGCTACTCCAGCGCGCGGTGGGCGGCGTCACGCCGGATCGGCGCCTGCAGTTGCTGCTGATCGCCTTCGCCTTCGGCGCCTTCTTCGAGGGGGCCTCCGGCTTCGGCACGCCTGTGGCGGTGACCGGCGCCATCCTGATCGGCCTCGGCTTCTCGCCGCTCGCCGCGTCGGGCCTGTCGCTGATCGCCAATACCGCACCGGTCGCCTATGGTGCGCTCGGCACGCCGATCCAGGGACTCGCTTCGGTCACCGGCCTCGATCCCTACATCCTCGGCGCCATGGTTGGCCGGCAACTGCCGGTGTTCTCGCTGATCGTGCCGTTCTGGGTGGTGTGGGCCTTCGCTGGCTGGAAGGGCATGAAGGAAGTCTGGCCGGCGATTCTTGTCACGGGCATCACCTTTGCCGTTCCGCAATTCGTGATCTCGAACTACGTCAATCCGTGGATCGTCGACATTGGCGCCTCGCTGATCTCCATGGCCTGTCTGATCGGTTTCCTGAAGGTGTGGTCGCCCAAGCAGCTCTGGCTTTCGCCGGCGCTACGCAGTCGCGACGAGTCTGCCGGTTCGGTGCCGCCGCCGAAGCCGATGGACACAAGGCCGCTGTCCTCTGCTGAATTCTGGTCGGCCCTGACGCCGTGGATCATCGTCTGCGTCGTGCTGCTGATCTGGGGCTCGGGCTGGTTCAAAAACGCCGTCAACCCGATCTTCACCTGGAACTACGCCGTGCCGGACCTGCACCAGATGATCAACAAGGTGCCGCCGGTGGCGGCGAAGCCGACGCCGGAAGGCGCGGTCTTCGCGTTCCAGTACCTGTCCTTCACCGGCTCCGGCATGCTGATCGCGGCGATCATCTCAGGCTTCGTCATGGGGTTCTCGCCGGCCAAGATGGTCGCCGAATACGGCCGCACCATCCGCATCTGCGCCTATTCGCTGATCACCATCTCGGCGATGCTGGCGATCGGTACGCTGACGCGGCTGTCCGGCCTCGATGCCACACTCGGCCTCGCCTTCGCCGCGACCGGCATCCTCTATCCGTTCTTCGGCACCCTGCTCGGCTGGCTCGGCGTCGCCCTGACCGGATCGGATACCGCCTCCAACGTGCTGTTCGGCAACCTGCAACGGATCACGTCGGAGCAGCTCGGCCTGTCGCCGGTCTTGATGGCCGCCGCCAATTCGGCGGGCGGCGTCATGGGCAAGATGATCGATGCCCAGTCGATCGTTGTCGCCTCGACCGCGACCAACTGGTTCGGTCACGAGGGTACCATCCTGCGCTTCGTGTTCTGGCATTCCATCGTGCTGGCCTGCCTGGTCGGCGTGCTGGTGATGTTGCAGGCCTATGTCCATCCGTTCACCGCGATGGTCCTGCATTAA
- a CDS encoding META domain-containing protein yields MAMVMVLAIGVAGPAAADEFPFGLEMTLDALPMPGSKRVPSLEIDDKGEVRLELWCKGGRGQFSVAGDTVVFMPGAMERRSCPAERAAADDALVAALTEATSWKRQGESVTFTGPKPLRFHLLSN; encoded by the coding sequence ATGGCAATGGTCATGGTGCTGGCGATTGGTGTCGCCGGACCAGCCGCAGCAGACGAGTTTCCCTTCGGTCTCGAGATGACGCTCGACGCGCTGCCGATGCCCGGGTCGAAGCGCGTTCCATCGCTGGAGATTGACGACAAGGGCGAGGTCCGGCTGGAATTGTGGTGCAAGGGTGGTCGCGGCCAGTTCTCGGTCGCCGGCGACACCGTCGTCTTCATGCCCGGGGCGATGGAGCGGCGCTCCTGCCCAGCCGAGCGGGCCGCAGCTGATGATGCCCTGGTCGCCGCGCTCACCGAGGCCACCAGCTGGAAGCGACAGGGCGAAAGCGTGACCTTCACCGGCCCGAAGCCGCTACGTTTCCATCTGCTCAGCAACTAG